A stretch of the Haloarcula ordinaria genome encodes the following:
- a CDS encoding GMP synthase subunit A has translation MTRIAVIDNHGQFTHLEQRALRDMGVDVELLDNTTPAADIDADGVVLSGGPDIDDIGNCAEYLDLDIPVFGICLGMQIIAQELGGRVGNGDYGGYADVTVEILDESDPLVGSLYPETRVWASHADEVKEVPDGFERTATSDICGVEAMSNADENIYGVQWHPEVAHTEEGEAVFENFISVCDRQSVARQ, from the coding sequence ATGACCCGAATCGCCGTCATCGACAACCACGGGCAGTTCACGCACCTCGAACAGCGTGCGCTTCGCGACATGGGTGTCGACGTAGAACTGCTTGACAACACGACGCCGGCCGCGGACATCGACGCCGACGGCGTCGTCCTCTCCGGCGGACCGGACATCGACGACATCGGCAACTGTGCCGAGTACCTGGACCTGGATATCCCGGTCTTCGGTATCTGCCTCGGGATGCAGATCATCGCACAGGAGCTGGGCGGGCGCGTCGGTAACGGGGACTACGGCGGCTACGCCGACGTCACCGTCGAGATTCTCGACGAGTCGGACCCGCTCGTCGGCTCGCTCTACCCCGAGACGCGCGTCTGGGCGAGCCACGCAGACGAGGTCAAAGAGGTTCCAGACGGGTTCGAGCGGACCGCGACGTCCGATATCTGTGGCGTCGAGGCGATGAGCAACGCCGACGAGAACATCTACGGCGTCCAGTGGCACCCCGAGGTCGCCCACACCGAAGAGGGCGAGGCGGTCTTCGAGAACTTCATCTCGGTCTGTGACCGGCAGTCGGTCGCCCGGCAGTGA
- a CDS encoding DUF502 domain-containing protein has translation MKLSDALKNSFLSGLILITPLVVTVLVLRVLVNWSLIFLNPIVEGTRLTQYTANIEVAAQVLAAVLILLAITTLGYLAQRSIGQHLFGNIGRVVNIIPLVNTIYASVRQVATSLVERKTNYDGVALVEYPREGVYAIGLVTGDAPPSMEAVAEEELYAVFLPHSPNPTAGRLLYLPEDEVHKIDMSVRRGMRLVVTTGMGEESESPLLPELENGEKNDIVDT, from the coding sequence ATGAAGCTATCCGACGCGCTCAAGAACAGTTTCCTCTCCGGATTGATCCTGATTACACCGCTGGTCGTGACGGTGTTGGTCCTCCGGGTGCTGGTCAACTGGTCGCTCATCTTCCTCAACCCGATCGTCGAGGGGACGCGGCTGACACAGTACACGGCGAACATCGAAGTCGCCGCCCAGGTGCTGGCCGCCGTCCTCATCCTCCTGGCAATCACGACGCTCGGTTATCTCGCCCAGCGGAGCATCGGCCAGCACCTGTTCGGGAACATCGGCCGCGTGGTCAACATCATCCCGCTGGTCAACACCATCTACGCCAGCGTCCGACAGGTGGCGACATCGCTCGTCGAGCGGAAGACGAACTACGACGGGGTCGCCCTCGTCGAGTACCCGCGCGAGGGCGTCTACGCCATCGGCCTCGTCACCGGGGACGCGCCGCCTTCGATGGAAGCCGTCGCCGAGGAGGAACTCTACGCCGTGTTCCTCCCCCACAGCCCCAACCCGACGGCTGGCCGACTCCTCTACCTCCCGGAGGACGAGGTCCACAAGATCGACATGAGCGTCCGGCGCGGGATGCGCCTCGTCGTGACGACCGGGATGGGCGAGGAGTCGGAGTCACCGCTCCTCCCGGAACTCGAGAACGGCGAGAAGAACGACATCGTCGACACATGA
- a CDS encoding DUF2070 family protein, with amino-acid sequence MTATQGNLASLSRFIFRAPNWYSSLTFALLIAAFTGIAAFDSRFVLDDAWQGVFYIGIPTAIAGAITPWVDRRFGGQLTPNRASLLALICELITIAFLTVAGVIALISPQLGQNFVFDTLLVALASIFAFRLLILMAVSRHSLLQAVVPASVQTVAAAGLLAIYSGATAFILDNPMLRETLARAEQAPPEIQGLIPADFVLLAVICAFYALAVWVFLVVIDQPWRSSLGVSALDFLRGFIGHIAEGSDELEAFFEDIGEEALVPVTVLSVRRSDGDEKARFVLPMIHPGPMGEIGGGNLPKRVADDADGLAFPPHATAGHDFNLVTEKEVDTILETATAAHETIEYSDEATTGHRLTEGEATLTGHSFGDDAFVVTTYAPGFADDVAYAVGLSAMSEARSGGLDDVLLVDAHNSNDGLEGEDLGHVVPGSQRSFDMIYGAGRLGDILSDAETGTLRCGVAWDETPWGPADGIGPLGIRVCVFEVGGQTTAYVLIDGNNMEPGLRDRIVEAVDGVDLVEVMTSDTHIVNTVEAENQVGQALPPQELFAIVDNLVDRAVADLEPVEAGMASETAEVTVFGNDRTETLASTANAMVSLGGALAAAFILAVMAVSVLIFFVAGV; translated from the coding sequence ATGACGGCCACACAGGGGAACCTCGCCAGTCTCTCCCGGTTCATCTTCCGGGCGCCGAACTGGTACTCGAGCCTCACGTTCGCCCTGCTTATCGCCGCGTTTACCGGTATCGCCGCCTTCGACTCCCGGTTCGTCCTCGACGACGCCTGGCAGGGGGTGTTCTACATCGGCATCCCGACGGCGATCGCCGGTGCCATCACGCCGTGGGTCGACCGTCGCTTCGGCGGGCAGTTGACGCCTAACCGCGCGTCGCTGCTCGCGCTCATCTGTGAGCTCATCACCATCGCGTTCCTCACTGTCGCAGGCGTTATCGCTCTCATCAGTCCCCAGCTCGGCCAGAACTTCGTCTTCGACACGCTACTGGTCGCGCTGGCCTCTATCTTCGCGTTCCGGCTGCTCATCCTGATGGCGGTCTCGCGCCACTCGCTGCTGCAGGCGGTCGTCCCGGCGAGCGTCCAGACGGTCGCCGCTGCGGGACTGCTGGCCATCTACAGCGGTGCGACGGCGTTCATCCTGGACAACCCGATGCTCCGGGAGACGCTGGCCCGCGCCGAACAGGCCCCACCGGAGATTCAGGGACTGATTCCCGCGGACTTCGTCCTGCTCGCGGTCATCTGTGCGTTCTACGCGCTGGCCGTCTGGGTGTTCCTCGTCGTCATCGACCAGCCGTGGCGGTCGTCGCTGGGCGTCTCGGCCCTTGACTTCCTCAGGGGGTTCATCGGCCACATCGCCGAGGGCTCGGACGAACTGGAGGCGTTCTTCGAGGACATCGGCGAGGAGGCGCTCGTCCCGGTGACGGTCCTCTCGGTCCGCCGGTCGGACGGCGACGAGAAGGCTCGTTTCGTCCTCCCGATGATTCACCCGGGGCCGATGGGCGAAATCGGCGGGGGCAACCTCCCCAAACGGGTCGCCGACGACGCCGACGGGCTCGCCTTCCCGCCCCACGCGACCGCCGGCCACGATTTCAACCTCGTCACCGAGAAGGAAGTCGATACCATCCTCGAGACGGCCACGGCGGCCCACGAGACTATCGAGTACTCCGACGAGGCGACGACCGGCCACAGACTGACCGAGGGCGAGGCGACGCTGACCGGCCACTCGTTCGGTGACGACGCCTTCGTCGTCACCACGTACGCGCCCGGCTTCGCCGACGACGTCGCGTACGCGGTCGGCCTCTCGGCGATGTCGGAGGCCCGCTCGGGCGGCCTGGACGACGTCCTGCTGGTTGACGCACACAACAGCAACGACGGCCTGGAGGGCGAGGACCTGGGCCACGTCGTCCCAGGGAGCCAGCGCTCGTTCGACATGATATACGGCGCGGGCCGACTGGGCGATATCCTCTCGGACGCCGAGACGGGGACGCTCCGCTGTGGTGTCGCCTGGGACGAGACGCCGTGGGGTCCCGCGGACGGCATCGGCCCGCTCGGTATCCGGGTCTGTGTCTTCGAGGTCGGTGGCCAGACCACCGCCTACGTCCTCATCGACGGCAACAACATGGAACCGGGCCTGCGCGACCGCATCGTCGAGGCGGTCGATGGCGTCGACCTGGTGGAGGTGATGACCAGCGACACTCACATCGTCAACACCGTCGAGGCCGAGAACCAGGTCGGGCAGGCCCTTCCCCCGCAGGAGCTCTTCGCCATCGTCGACAACCTGGTCGACCGCGCCGTCGCCGACCTCGAACCGGTCGAGGCGGGGATGGCCAGCGAGACGGCCGAGGTGACCGTCTTCGGGAACGACCGCACGGAGACGCTCGCCTCGACGGCCAACGCGATGGTCTCGCTGGGCGGTGCGCTGGCCGCGGCGTTCATCCTCGCGGTGATGGCCGTCAGCGTCCTCATCTTCTTCGTCGCCGGCGTGTGA
- a CDS encoding hydantoinase B/oxoprolinase family protein, which translates to MTTPDLDAVELEILRNQLESVAEEMGEVLVRGAFSPNITERRDCSTALFDAGGRLVAQAEHIPVHLGAMPETVDAVRDEDPRPGDVFILNDPFEGGTHLPDVTLVSPVAPAGEIVGYAVSRAHHADVGGMAPGSMPAGARDIHQEGVRIPPLRLVADEERREDVWALLAANVRSPAERRADLQAQVAANDRGADRVAELLADHGDRLLAAFDAVRKYSRNRVEAELREIPDGTYTATDVMEGDGVTDADIPIEVTVTVDGAHLDVDFAGTAPQVDGNVNAPLSVAKSAVYYVVRCVTDPDVPPNQGCYDPVSVHAPPGSLLNPKPPAAVVGGNVETSQRVTDVVFRALADAAPERVPAAGQGTMNNLVVGGPSFSYYETIGGGMGATSEADGPSGIQVGMTNTLNTPVEALEAAYPLRVAEYSLRDGSGGDGRHRGGDGLIRELTVETDATVSLLTERRRHAPWGLAGGADGATGRNYVDGTEVGAKVTRDVEAGTTVRVETPGGGGYGDVNEDDDS; encoded by the coding sequence GTGACCACACCCGACCTCGACGCCGTGGAACTCGAGATTCTCCGTAACCAACTGGAGAGCGTCGCCGAGGAGATGGGCGAGGTGCTCGTCCGCGGCGCGTTCTCGCCGAACATCACCGAGCGCCGGGACTGCTCGACGGCGCTGTTCGACGCCGGCGGTCGGCTGGTCGCCCAGGCCGAGCACATCCCCGTCCACCTGGGCGCGATGCCAGAGACCGTCGACGCGGTTCGGGACGAGGACCCCCGTCCCGGCGACGTGTTCATCCTCAACGACCCGTTCGAGGGCGGGACCCACCTGCCGGACGTGACGCTCGTCTCGCCCGTCGCGCCCGCAGGCGAAATCGTCGGCTACGCCGTCTCGCGCGCGCACCACGCCGACGTGGGCGGGATGGCCCCCGGGAGCATGCCGGCCGGCGCACGGGATATACACCAGGAAGGTGTCCGCATCCCGCCGCTCCGGCTCGTCGCGGACGAGGAGCGCCGCGAGGACGTGTGGGCCCTGCTCGCGGCGAACGTCCGCAGCCCGGCCGAGCGCCGGGCCGACCTGCAGGCACAGGTCGCCGCCAACGACCGCGGGGCCGACCGCGTCGCGGAGCTGCTGGCCGACCACGGCGACCGCCTGCTCGCGGCGTTCGACGCCGTCCGCAAGTACTCCAGGAACCGCGTCGAGGCCGAACTGCGCGAGATTCCCGACGGCACCTACACCGCCACGGACGTCATGGAGGGCGACGGCGTCACCGACGCCGACATCCCAATCGAGGTGACGGTGACCGTCGACGGCGCCCACCTGGACGTGGACTTCGCCGGGACGGCCCCGCAGGTCGACGGGAACGTCAACGCGCCGCTATCGGTCGCCAAGAGCGCCGTCTACTACGTCGTTCGCTGCGTGACCGACCCCGACGTCCCGCCGAATCAGGGCTGTTACGACCCGGTGTCGGTCCACGCCCCGCCGGGGTCGCTGCTGAACCCGAAGCCGCCGGCAGCCGTCGTCGGCGGCAACGTCGAGACGAGCCAGCGCGTCACCGACGTGGTGTTCCGGGCACTCGCCGACGCCGCCCCCGAGCGTGTCCCGGCGGCCGGGCAGGGGACGATGAACAACCTCGTCGTCGGCGGCCCGTCGTTCAGCTACTACGAGACCATCGGCGGTGGGATGGGTGCGACCAGCGAGGCCGACGGCCCCTCGGGCATCCAGGTCGGGATGACCAACACGCTGAACACGCCAGTCGAAGCCCTGGAAGCCGCCTACCCGCTGCGCGTCGCGGAGTACAGCCTCCGAGACGGGAGCGGCGGAGACGGGCGACACCGCGGCGGCGACGGCCTGATACGCGAGCTCACCGTCGAGACCGACGCGACAGTCTCCCTGTTGACCGAGCGCCGCCGCCACGCGCCCTGGGGACTCGCGGGCGGGGCGGACGGCGCCACGGGTCGGAACTACGTCGACGGGACGGAAGTCGGCGCGAAGGTGACCAGGGACGTCGAGGCCGGGACGACCGTCCGCGTCGAGACGCCCGGTGGTGGTGGATACGGGGACGTGAACGAGGACGACGACTCGTGA
- a CDS encoding YybH family protein: MATEQAAPEAGVRAASDRFYEALEQMANGDASAMADAWSHADDVTTMHPIGGREVGWDEVKEPWGSIADISTDGTISRSDQVLRVFGDIAYELATENVSMTLADTPVEGEYRATNVYRLEDGEWKMVHHHSDLSEPFVEILEGLNASA; encoded by the coding sequence ATGGCAACAGAACAAGCAGCGCCAGAAGCCGGTGTCCGAGCAGCGTCCGACCGATTCTACGAGGCACTGGAACAGATGGCCAACGGTGACGCGAGCGCGATGGCAGACGCGTGGTCGCACGCGGACGACGTGACGACGATGCACCCCATCGGCGGCCGAGAGGTCGGCTGGGACGAGGTCAAAGAGCCCTGGGGGTCTATCGCGGACATCTCGACGGACGGGACCATCAGTCGAAGCGACCAGGTCCTTCGCGTCTTCGGCGATATCGCGTACGAACTCGCGACGGAGAACGTGTCCATGACGCTCGCAGACACCCCGGTCGAGGGCGAGTACCGGGCGACCAACGTCTATCGCCTGGAAGACGGTGAGTGGAAGATGGTCCACCACCACAGCGACCTGAGCGAGCCGTTCGTCGAGATCCTCGAGGGATTGAACGCGAGCGCCTGA
- a CDS encoding ATP-binding protein yields MSKRSLGMGYVVGTGVVLSLVLLVHAVLALQVGVYALAVVCSGLVPALTLVGANYWLPRSGLDGEEVWTVAEWGGFGIAVLTLVNVAVLLSDVTIVRYVPGLLASSVAIGGFVGFLVGAHLELRRSARRLSQSNDVLNRVLRHDMRNDLNVALGHLTQLERTTSGEATEHVDRLRETIDDMTTTTEKARQIDVALAADRRSQRPVDVVPHIRERVDAVRRAYPEATVELDCPDELVVHADWLLGTVLDNLVENAIVHNEGTPSLTVAVERCGQTACIRVTDDGPTIPETELDVFSEGTETPLHHSKGVGLWLVTWVVESYGGDVTFGTSDTGGNVVEIELQTASWVEKQRWGDLFAR; encoded by the coding sequence GTGTCGAAGCGCTCCCTCGGGATGGGCTACGTCGTGGGCACGGGGGTGGTTCTGTCTCTCGTGTTGCTCGTGCACGCCGTCCTCGCGCTGCAGGTCGGCGTGTACGCCCTCGCCGTCGTCTGTTCCGGCCTGGTGCCGGCCCTCACGCTCGTCGGGGCCAACTACTGGCTCCCCCGGAGCGGACTGGACGGCGAGGAGGTGTGGACCGTCGCCGAGTGGGGCGGGTTCGGCATCGCCGTCCTGACGCTCGTCAACGTCGCGGTCCTCTTATCAGACGTCACAATCGTCCGCTACGTCCCTGGACTGCTCGCCAGTAGCGTCGCTATCGGTGGGTTCGTCGGCTTCCTCGTCGGCGCCCACCTGGAACTTCGCCGGTCGGCCCGTCGCCTCTCACAGAGCAACGACGTGCTCAACCGCGTGCTCAGACACGACATGCGAAACGACCTCAACGTCGCGCTTGGCCACCTGACACAGCTCGAACGGACGACCTCCGGCGAGGCCACCGAACACGTCGACCGGCTCAGAGAGACGATAGACGACATGACGACGACGACCGAGAAGGCCCGACAGATAGACGTCGCGCTGGCGGCCGACCGCCGCTCACAGCGCCCCGTCGACGTGGTCCCCCACATCCGCGAACGGGTCGACGCCGTCCGGCGGGCCTACCCCGAAGCGACCGTCGAACTCGACTGTCCCGACGAGCTCGTGGTCCACGCCGACTGGTTGCTCGGGACGGTGCTCGACAACCTCGTCGAGAACGCCATCGTCCACAACGAGGGGACGCCGTCGCTCACCGTCGCCGTCGAACGGTGCGGACAGACCGCCTGTATCCGGGTCACCGACGACGGCCCGACCATCCCCGAGACGGAGCTCGACGTCTTCTCGGAGGGCACCGAGACGCCGCTGCACCACTCGAAAGGGGTCGGGCTCTGGCTCGTCACCTGGGTGGTCGAGAGCTACGGCGGCGACGTCACCTTCGGCACCTCCGACACCGGCGGCAACGTCGTCGAGATCGAACTGCAGACCGCCTCCTGGGTCGAGAAACAGCGATGGGGCGACCTCTTCGCTCGCTGA
- a CDS encoding DUF7097 family protein produces MEKAPGGTSVGVDDPYEYVDRCDFVTDEGKCRWAREHGQHDPEFANARSADGFRCPAAVGPDGDPDGAEWDWADCPHFRCRKHDRACVRCGLTERRMAHSDERPLLEEHHLSYRERSSEDGLDHEITVFLCRWCHAKVHGSWARIDDDVAPDPEAVAEREGRRTREQSELGFESAADRYDDS; encoded by the coding sequence ATGGAGAAAGCGCCCGGTGGGACCTCCGTCGGCGTCGACGACCCCTACGAGTACGTCGACCGGTGTGACTTCGTGACCGACGAGGGGAAGTGCCGCTGGGCGCGGGAACACGGCCAGCACGACCCCGAGTTCGCGAACGCACGCAGTGCCGACGGGTTCCGCTGCCCGGCCGCCGTGGGGCCGGACGGTGACCCCGACGGTGCGGAGTGGGACTGGGCCGACTGCCCGCACTTCCGCTGTCGTAAGCACGACCGGGCGTGCGTTCGCTGCGGGCTGACCGAGCGACGGATGGCACACTCCGACGAGCGGCCGCTGCTCGAAGAGCATCACCTCTCGTACCGCGAGAGGTCGAGCGAGGACGGCCTCGACCACGAGATAACGGTCTTCCTCTGCCGGTGGTGTCACGCCAAGGTCCACGGGTCCTGGGCGCGAATCGACGACGACGTGGCCCCGGACCCGGAAGCCGTCGCCGAGCGCGAGGGCCGGCGGACCAGAGAACAGTCAGAACTGGGGTTCGAGTCGGCGGCCGACCGATACGACGACTCCTGA
- a CDS encoding hydantoinase/oxoprolinase family protein — MDDSVRVGVDVGGTFTDVVLVTPGGMTTAKVPTTNPQHTGVLDGIETACERAGVDLAAVDAFRHATTAATNALLEERVAETALVTTAGFGDVLAIGRQDRPTLYDPSSDRPAPLVPAERRHELDERATTDSIERAVDPEAVRDLAADIEAEAVAVSFLHAYAHPENERRTVEILREELDVPVSASHEVLAEFREYERTATTVADAGLAPVIDEYLERLSAGVDDRGLPAPMVMQSNGGIAAVETVRENAVTAALSGPAAGVVGASVFEPDDAAGLVTFDMGGTSSDVSLVRDGTVERTTEADVGGRPVRIPMVDVETVGAGGGSVAWVDEGGALRVGPQSAGADPGPACYGKGGTDPTVTDAALELGYLGADTTLGNGLELDVEAADEALERLAADAGLEGALEAAEGVYTVANATMTRAIRSVTAERGHDPREFAIAAFGGAGPMHAAALADRLGVERVVVPRASGVLSALGLLAADEQHDAARTYRTRLDEADPETVEDVLGDLAAEALDDAADPGAATVTFQADCRYAGQSYELGVVIEDFDRATVAARFHAAHERAHGYRLAEEPVEVVTLRATATVDHEMPPLSHAATAEARTGRREVRFDGAWRETPVLDWAGLSPGTERSGPAIVEGGESTVVVPPAWSLAVDDRGTLSLEGNA, encoded by the coding sequence ATGGACGATTCGGTTCGGGTGGGCGTCGACGTCGGGGGGACGTTCACCGACGTGGTCCTGGTGACGCCCGGCGGGATGACGACGGCGAAGGTGCCGACGACGAACCCGCAGCACACGGGGGTCCTCGACGGCATCGAGACGGCCTGCGAGCGGGCCGGCGTCGACCTCGCGGCCGTCGATGCCTTCCGCCACGCGACGACGGCCGCGACGAACGCGCTGCTGGAGGAACGGGTCGCCGAGACGGCGCTGGTCACCACCGCCGGGTTCGGCGACGTGCTGGCCATCGGCCGCCAGGACCGACCGACACTCTACGACCCGAGTTCGGACCGGCCGGCACCACTGGTCCCCGCCGAGCGCCGCCACGAACTCGACGAACGGGCGACGACCGACAGTATCGAACGCGCGGTCGACCCCGAGGCCGTCCGTGACCTGGCAGCCGACATCGAGGCCGAGGCAGTCGCTGTCTCGTTCCTCCACGCCTACGCCCACCCGGAGAACGAGCGCCGCACTGTCGAGATACTCCGAGAAGAACTCGATGTGCCGGTGTCGGCCAGTCACGAAGTGCTCGCGGAGTTCCGGGAGTACGAGCGCACGGCGACGACGGTGGCCGACGCCGGCCTGGCGCCGGTCATCGACGAGTACCTCGAACGGCTGTCAGCGGGCGTCGACGACCGCGGCCTGCCGGCCCCGATGGTGATGCAGTCCAACGGCGGTATCGCCGCGGTCGAGACAGTCCGGGAGAACGCCGTGACAGCGGCGCTCTCGGGCCCGGCCGCCGGTGTGGTCGGGGCCAGCGTCTTCGAACCCGACGACGCTGCGGGACTGGTCACGTTCGACATGGGCGGGACCTCCAGCGACGTCTCGCTGGTGCGCGACGGGACCGTCGAGCGGACGACCGAGGCGGACGTGGGCGGGCGCCCGGTCCGCATTCCGATGGTCGACGTCGAGACGGTCGGCGCGGGCGGCGGCTCTGTCGCCTGGGTCGACGAGGGCGGCGCACTTCGCGTCGGTCCGCAGTCGGCCGGCGCCGACCCAGGCCCGGCCTGCTACGGGAAGGGGGGCACCGACCCGACGGTGACCGACGCGGCGCTCGAACTCGGGTATCTGGGCGCCGATACGACGCTCGGGAACGGTCTCGAGCTCGACGTCGAGGCTGCGGACGAGGCGCTGGAGCGGCTCGCTGCCGACGCCGGCCTCGAGGGAGCGCTCGAAGCCGCCGAAGGAGTCTACACCGTCGCGAACGCGACGATGACCCGTGCCATCCGGAGCGTGACCGCCGAACGGGGCCACGACCCCCGCGAGTTCGCCATCGCGGCCTTCGGCGGGGCGGGGCCGATGCACGCCGCCGCGCTGGCCGACCGCCTGGGCGTCGAGCGCGTCGTGGTTCCGCGAGCCAGCGGCGTCCTCTCGGCGCTCGGCCTGCTGGCCGCCGACGAACAGCACGACGCCGCGCGAACCTACCGGACACGGCTGGACGAGGCAGACCCAGAGACCGTCGAAGACGTTCTCGGTGACCTCGCAGCCGAAGCGTTGGACGACGCGGCCGACCCCGGGGCGGCGACGGTCACCTTCCAGGCCGATTGCCGGTACGCCGGGCAGAGTTACGAGCTCGGGGTCGTCATCGAGGACTTCGACCGCGCGACGGTCGCCGCCCGGTTCCACGCCGCCCACGAGCGGGCCCACGGCTACCGCCTGGCCGAAGAGCCCGTCGAGGTGGTGACACTGCGGGCGACGGCGACCGTCGACCACGAGATGCCGCCGCTGTCGCACGCGGCGACGGCCGAAGCCCGCACCGGTCGGCGCGAGGTCCGCTTCGACGGCGCGTGGCGCGAGACGCCGGTGCTCGACTGGGCTGGGCTGTCGCCCGGCACCGAGCGGTCGGGTCCGGCCATCGTCGAGGGCGGTGAGAGCACGGTCGTCGTCCCGCCGGCGTGGTCGTTGGCCGTCGACGACCGTGGGACGCTCAGTCTGGAGGGGAACGCGTGA
- a CDS encoding DUF192 domain-containing protein, whose amino-acid sequence MRIVHEPEGAARPLATDVERAESMLQQSRGLMFRRSIPDDYGLVFPFDRVGRRSIHMLFVRFPIDVVWIADEEVTRVETMSPWRSFGWAKADTVLELPAGAAEGVAVGDTVVVES is encoded by the coding sequence ATGCGCATCGTCCACGAGCCCGAGGGCGCGGCCCGGCCGCTGGCGACCGACGTCGAGCGCGCCGAGTCGATGCTCCAGCAGAGCCGCGGGCTGATGTTCCGCCGGTCGATCCCCGACGACTACGGGCTCGTCTTCCCGTTCGACCGCGTCGGCCGGCGGTCTATCCACATGCTGTTCGTCCGCTTTCCCATCGACGTGGTGTGGATTGCCGACGAGGAAGTAACGAGGGTCGAGACGATGTCTCCCTGGCGCTCGTTCGGGTGGGCGAAGGCCGACACCGTGCTGGAACTGCCCGCGGGAGCGGCCGAAGGGGTGGCGGTCGGGGACACCGTCGTCGTCGAGTCGTGA
- a CDS encoding PAS domain S-box protein: MSRSKWVTGVQWRWLGGLVLLVPGIAVGLVTVVQLLNSEAAAQWRLVTGAALFCLSLPLVVGAGWLATSDYDPAGVKRVVAWSLAGSAPITALALVVVGYQRAHGVTLADPWLVTGWVAGTGAVGGLLTGVYDVSRERERARSARAENRLSAVVEASPVAVIAIDSDGDVQTWSNGAERLFGWSAEEILGEPYPLVPDDRRAEFRRHKQRVDEGQVIDGVETQRQRSDGALVDVSLWAAPINDTDESVSGHMIAIADVTDRKQREQQLAVLERVLRHDIRNTVNVIEGRGDLLMRELDDPENLTAASRIVERARRLERLSEKARDVTNVLRGGEDAGVVDVVDLLREQQRRIGREYPDCDIRLDAPRSAIAAGDQRLGIAIRETVENAVVHGYEQTPDEVEAYVSLDVRHEGDYVVVDVADTGPGIPERERAPLSAETETSLQHGSGIGLWSIYWLVRSLGGEVSISDREPRGALVTLRLPEAPESLLVPEDQRTD, translated from the coding sequence TTGAGTCGCTCGAAATGGGTGACGGGCGTACAGTGGAGATGGCTCGGCGGATTGGTGTTGCTCGTCCCCGGTATCGCCGTCGGCCTCGTGACCGTCGTCCAGCTACTCAACTCCGAAGCCGCTGCACAGTGGCGGCTCGTTACCGGTGCTGCGCTCTTCTGTCTCAGTCTCCCGCTGGTCGTGGGCGCCGGCTGGCTCGCGACGAGCGACTACGACCCGGCCGGCGTCAAACGCGTCGTCGCCTGGTCGCTGGCGGGTTCGGCGCCCATCACGGCCCTGGCCCTGGTGGTCGTCGGCTACCAGCGGGCCCACGGCGTCACGCTGGCCGACCCCTGGCTCGTCACCGGGTGGGTTGCGGGGACGGGCGCGGTGGGTGGTCTGCTCACCGGCGTCTACGACGTCAGCCGGGAACGCGAACGCGCTCGGAGCGCCCGCGCCGAGAACCGTCTCAGCGCTGTCGTCGAGGCCTCTCCGGTGGCAGTCATCGCCATCGACAGCGACGGTGACGTCCAGACGTGGTCGAACGGGGCCGAGCGGCTGTTCGGGTGGTCGGCCGAGGAGATTCTCGGCGAGCCGTACCCGCTGGTGCCCGACGACCGGCGAGCGGAGTTCCGCCGACACAAACAGCGGGTCGACGAGGGGCAGGTCATCGACGGCGTGGAGACCCAGCGCCAGCGCAGTGACGGCGCGCTCGTCGACGTCAGTCTCTGGGCTGCCCCCATCAACGACACCGACGAATCAGTCTCCGGCCACATGATCGCCATCGCGGACGTGACCGACCGGAAGCAACGTGAGCAACAGCTCGCGGTCCTGGAGCGCGTCCTCAGACACGACATCCGAAACACGGTCAACGTCATCGAGGGCCGGGGTGACCTCCTCATGCGGGAACTCGACGACCCGGAGAACCTGACGGCGGCCAGCCGGATCGTCGAGCGGGCCCGCCGGCTCGAACGGCTGAGCGAGAAGGCCCGCGACGTGACGAACGTGCTCCGTGGCGGTGAAGACGCCGGCGTCGTCGACGTCGTCGACCTGCTCCGGGAACAGCAGCGGCGTATCGGCCGCGAGTATCCGGACTGCGACATCCGACTCGATGCACCGAGGTCGGCCATCGCCGCCGGCGACCAGCGACTCGGCATCGCGATCAGAGAGACCGTCGAGAACGCTGTCGTTCACGGCTACGAACAGACACCCGACGAGGTGGAGGCGTACGTCAGCCTCGACGTGCGACACGAAGGCGACTACGTCGTCGTCGACGTCGCCGACACCGGACCGGGTATCCCCGAACGGGAGCGCGCGCCGCTCTCGGCCGAGACGGAGACGAGCCTCCAGCACGGGAGCGGTATCGGCCTCTGGTCCATCTACTGGCTGGTCAGGAGCCTCGGTGGCGAGGTGAGCATCTCCGACCGAGAGCCCCGTGGCGCCCTCGTGACCCTCCGACTGCCGGAAGCCCCCGAGTCGCTGCTCGTCCCCGAGGACCAGCGAACAGATTGA